CATAAATTGTGTTGGAGGCTGTTGCTTCAAAAGACCTCTGGATTTGGCACGCTTTTTTTGGAGCTCCAGGTACTATGAACGATCTTAATACTCTTGATCGATCACCTGTTTTTGATGACATTATTAACGGAGTCGCCCCACAAGTTAACTATTATGTCAACGAAACGGAGTACCATCTCGCATATTACCTAACAGATGGTATATATCCGAAATGGGCGACTTTTATTCAGTCAATCCGACTACCACAAACCGAAAAGCAGTCATTGTTTGCTACATACCAAGAGTCAGTTCGAAAAGATGTTGAGCGTGCCTTTGGAGTCCTACAAGCAAGATTTGCGGTTGTCAAAAATCCATCTAAGTTATGGGACAAAGAAAAAATAGGAAATATTATGAAGGCATGTATCATACTCCATAATATGATTGTTGAAGATGAACGANNNNNNNNNNNNNNNNNNNNNNNNNNNNNNNNNNNNNNNNNNNNNNNNNNNNNNNNNNNNNNNNNNNNNNNNNNNNNNNNNNNNNNNNNNNNNNNNNNNNNNNNNNNNNNNNNNNNNNNNNNNNNNNNNNNNNNNNNNNNNNNNNACATTTTCAAAATAATAATAATAATATTTTAATTTCTTTTGAATGAATAAAATGTGTGTTTGCTTTTAGGTAAGTCTTTTCTTTAATAAATGGAATGTAATAAAATGTTTCTAATTTTCTATTAAATAAATAAATTTGTTTTTCTTATTAGTTATCCAATTTTAAACTACTTATATGATTTTTCTTATATTTTATAATTCTGCTTATTTAAAATAAAATAATTAACCTAAGGACCAACCTAAAGTCCTACCAATAATCACAAATTTCATAAAAGTCCCACAAGAAAGTCCTAACCTACAAATATTAATAAAAATTTCTTAGGACTTGCATGAATGTCCCAGGGATGTGGTTGCTCTATCAAAGATGCGTCTGATAATAACATTACAACATAGTTTCGTCATTTTGTGCAAACATTATAATTATTGAAAATAATAAAGTACGTATAACAAGTCTGCTTTTGTCCTCCACATTAAGACACTTCTCCAACTAAACTAGAAGCTTAGCCATAATGGGTCTAGGCCTACACATGGCCCGTAGAGGATCAAGCTTGTGCATACCCAACCCAGTACTCTCCGACATATCAATCTCTTCACCTTTCACATTCTCCCAATCAAAACACTGAATCAACGATCCTAGCGCCAACGTCACTATCCTCCTCCCTAGTCCAGCACCGGGACATACTCTTCGGCCGTTTCCAAACGGCATCAGCTTATAAGCGCATAACTCGCTGCCGCATCCTTTAAACCTATCCGGGTTAAACCTCTCTGGATCATCCCAAAGCTCAGGATCTCTATGTATAGCCCAAGCGTTAACAATCACTATCGTGTCACGCGGTATGTCGTAACCACCGATCTTCATGTCCTCCGTCGGCGTGCGAGGGACTAGCAGCGGTGCCACTGGAAACAATCGAAATGTCTCGGAGACCACGTCTTGGAGGTAAGGAAGTACGGCGATGTCTGGCTCGTCGATAAGACGGTCCTCTCCGATCTTCTCATCTATCTCCGATCTTGCCTTCTCCAACACGTCAGGGTGTCTCAGCAAATTCGTCATCGCCCACTCTAGGGTTATGGCGGAGGTCTCGGTTCCCGCGAGCATCATGGCCTACGTAATGTTAAAACCACGTGAACAATTATGATTATAAGTTATTTGTTTTGTATGCAAGAGCATCTTTATCCAAGGATACTGGATTTGTCGTAATTTTTAGAAAATCACAATTCAATACTAATATTTATACACATATGTATATTAAGAAATTTGTAAGAGAACCGCCGTTGGGGTGCTCTAATATATTCTATAATTTCCGTAAGTTTTCATCATTATAATTTAGAATTTTGTTTTAATCATCATTAAATAGAGATTAATACCATCATTAGCCCTTTGATAGTGACGTCACTGTAGTAGTCTGGTTCTTGTTCTTGCAAAGACAGCAAGTGAGTGACCATTGTGTTACCATCTTTGTCTCTCCGACAATCATCGAGCAAACGCTGAAGAATCTCATCCATGGATTTTCCGAGAGTTTTGACTTCCTCCTCGAACTTGTTTCCGAACAGTTTCAGCACCGGCAAGTAATCCGCCGTGTGATTCGCGCCGCTGTACACGGCGATGTCGTAAACGAGCTTCTTGAACAGTTCCGCTTCTTCCTTGTTGTTCACGTCATCGCCATAATATCTCTTCCCTGTGATCATTCTTACGATGTTGTTGAACGTTAGGTCCGAGAAAAGCGGTTCCAGCTCGACGTGGGTGAAACGGCTCCCGGCGTCGGAGTGAGTTGTGTCACGTGAGAGGCGCATGAGCATGATGCGGATTTCGTCTTTACGGATGTGGAGGAAGTTGGTGAGACGGTTGGAGGAGAGGATCTCGAGGGCGCATATGCGGCGGAGGTTACGCCAGTGGTCACCGTATGGAGCGGTTCCGACGGTTGTGTAGTTGTAGGCGACGTATTTGGCCGTCAGTTGGAAAGGCCGGCTCGAAAGATTGATGTCGTTTTGGCCGGTGAAGGCTTCTTGGACGAGTGAAGAGGAAGTTATGACCACCACGCGGCGGGAGCCGAAACGGAGGGAGAATATTGGGCCATATTTGTTAGCAAAGCTCTGGAGGAGACGGTGGATCGGCGGTTTCATGAGGTGGAGATGGCCGACGATGGGACGTGACGGTGGTCCCGGTGGGAGATTAAAACGGTGCGTTTCGGAGTAGATGAATTTGTAAGCCACGAGGACTAGGAGAGGGATGAGGATGAAGTATAACATTTTTGTTCTTCTTCCTTCGTAGTATTTGTTTCTCTACTAGTGTAGGATTATAGCGTATGGTTTGTTTAGTTTGTAACATGTCACATTTATAGAGAAATTTTACTCAAACCAATGTCTTAATTTAGTTTCAAGCTTTCTATGTTGTCAATATCACAAGACTCATAGCAATTACGTGCCGGCGATGACTAGTGGAGTGAATAATTGAGTTAGTATATATAAACGGTGCAATTGTATTTTGAAGTTATAGATTTCTTTCTAATATGAAAAAGGTTATCTTCTGCATTTCAAGTTCTCAAAACTCCAACATTCAGCTAATCTAAAAGCTTAAATTTCTTTTTCTAGGATTAGGAACCATTTTTAAACCTTTACGTAGAAATTCGAACTCAAACATATTGGAACTGACTATTGTAATAACCATTTTCAAGATATGTTTAGAGAATAATCATCGCGCGCTTGGATACTAAAAAGATAATCCAAGTGTATTAATTATTAATTTAACTAGTATTAAATTTTAAAACAAACTAAATTCTGAAACTAATAGAGTTTTCACTTATGAAACTTATAGAGTTTTCGTACGTTTCTTTTTTCATCTCATTTTTTTTCTTCCTTCTTCACAATCTTGCTTACCTATTTGTGTTCACAATTTTTTTTCCAGCGATGCTTGTATTGCCATCTGAATGTCATGTCATGTGAATAGCGGGACAAGTTAGAAATCATATTTTCGACCCACTATGATTTGGACTACTTTCTAATTGCGTAAACGATTTTGTGGTGTTGAGCTTATTAGTGTATTTGGGAGTTTGGACCAATCTAATAAAAGTTTGATTACGCTCCGTCTTTTGATTTTAATTGATCACACCGATCTAAGGTTTGGTCTAAATAATCTTTTTGCGGGTTAGAGCAGAACCATTGGGTCCAAACGGGACCGGTTTAAAGATAGTGGAAACCTAAACTCCAATTATTTTGTCTTTCTTATTTCTTAAAACTTTGATTCAACAATAATTCTTAAAAAGACTTTCAAGTTTGAACGTTGACACATGCCTTTGTCAAAATTTCGAACATACCTAAAAATAAGAAAATGTACTATACGCAATGTCAAATATGGATAAGTACACATTGTACTTGGAGAAATGTTACACTACCATTATGACAGCTGCTTTGACAAATTTTATCAAAACTGTAAAGGAAACAAAAAACAAAAGAAAAAGAAAAAAAAACTTATTCAAATTCGAAAGAGAAAACATAAAAGGATTAGTCTTCCTCTGAATGTTGAACATGTGTGTTGTTATAATGACATGATAGTGTATTATTAACAAACCATAACAAAATTGAGTAAAAAATATATAAACGACGCTTGTGGTGAAACAAGCGTCGTTTATATATGTATCACACTTGGATCAGTATACATGTGCATTAGTGCATATGTACTGATATGTATACCACCCTTGCAAATATACATTGCAGTTTTGCAATTATACATAGCTAAACGCATCAAAGAAGTTGTGGAGATACCAAATAACTCAAACAATCGTGTCAATAATTAAAAAGTGAAATATACAAGTTACCCTTTTAAAACCACACAAACATGTCGGCTATGGGTTCATTGGAGGCTTGTCGGTTACTGAGCTCCGACGAACGAGGATTTCGATGGTGTTGTTCCGGCGGCGTAGAGGCAGAAGCGGTCAAGTTGAGGCGGTTACGACGCGTGACGCGTTAATGGAGCAGATCTCTCCACGTGTCGAGCCAGCCTCCTCGACACGCTATCTGACTGGATAGTGCGGCTTCTGAGTTTGGGTCGAGGGCCCGTTTAACTTTTTCATTTAGCCCGTAATCTTTTGGGCTTGTAGCCGTTTTTTGTTGTAATCGGATTTCGGCCGTTTACTGGACCTGACCCATTTATCTAATTTAAAAAAAAATCGTGACGGAAAAGAAAAAACCTCACAAACATTATCTTTACTTGTGCTAACAGTAATGAATGGTTTACATGATATGTGATCTGACTCAACTCTTACAGCTCTCTAGTCTCTATAATAGACACCAATCATAGTCTGATATGTACTGATATGTATACCGCCCTTGCAAATATACATTACAGTTTTTGAAACTTCTCTTATTTTTTTTTGACAAAAAAAGATTAAATCCGGATCTATTAAATATTCAGACCTAACCCCTGGGTGGGAAGTGCAGCCACGACAGATCCTTTCCCGGGTTTTCATACGGACGTATCCGCAGCCGTGGTGAGCAGAACAATGTGAATTAGTTTTCGCAGCAGGAGGATCGAACCCGGAATGTGTTTGCATCCAAGGTCCGTCCACTACCACTGGACCACAAGGCCCGTCCACTGCCACTGGACCAGAAGGCCGGCTCAAACTTCTCTTATTAGTCTAGTCATTTGGTGTTCTGATACATTTGATACAACCTTTGTTAATGTATTTTTTTAATCCTGACCGATTTTTGAAAAAGCTCATGTTCTGTGTAGAAGGACTATGATATCGACCTGCAACCACTTGCCCGCATATACGTCACTGGTAGTGGTACAAATCCCTAATGAACTAAACGCATCAAAGAAGTCGTGGAGATACCAAATAACTAAAACAATCGTGTCAATAATTGAAAAGTGAAATATACACGTTACCCCTTTTTTTTTTTTGAAACTCACACGTTACCCCCTTTAAAACCACACAAACATTATCTTTACTTGTGCTAACCCTAATGAATGGCTTACATGATATGAGATCTGACTCAACTCTTACATCTCTCTATAATGAATGGTTTATTAACCCATTTGTTAGTTCATAATAGAAACTAAAGATATATTCGTTAAATCTGTTTCTACTTAATAAATATTTACTATACTATCCGCGCCTTGCGCGGAATTAAGTTATTATTTTTATTATATTTTGGAGAATGAAACAATAGTTTGGCTTCATTTGGATTAGGGGTGTTCAATCCAGATATCGGGTTGGTTTCGATTCGGTTCGGTTTTTTTCGGTATTTTGGTTAGTAAAATATAACTACTATTCTAAATCCATATTTACTTTGACTTTAGTCTTTCACATACTTTTGAAAGATTTCAACNNNNNNNNNNNNNNNNNNNNNNNNNNNNNNNNNNNNNNNNNNNNNNNNNNNNNNNNNNNNNNNNNNNNNNNNNNNNNNNNNNNNNNNNNNNNNNNNNNNNNNNNNNNNNNNNNNNNNNNNNNNNNNNNNNNNNNNNNNNNNNNNNNNNNNNNNNNNNNNNNNNNNNNNNNNNNNNNNNNNNNNNNNNNNNNNNNNNNNNNNNNNNNNNNNNNNNNNNNNNNNNNNNNNNNNNNNNNNNNNNNNNNNNNNNNNNNNNNNNNNNNNNNNNNNNNNNNNNNNNNNNNNNNNNNNNNNNNNNNNNNNNNNNNNNNNNNNNNNNNNNNNNNNNNNNNNNNNNNNNNNNNNNNNNNNNNNNNNNNNNNNNNNNNNNNNNNNNNNNNNNNNNNNNNNNNNNNNNNNNNNNNNNNNNNNNNNNNNNNNNNNNNNNNNNNNNNNNNNNNNNNNNNNNNNNNNNNNNNNNNNNNNNNNNNNNNNNNNNNNNNNNNNNNNNNNNNNNNNNNNNNNNNNNNNNNNNNNNNNNNNNNNNNNNNNNNNNNNNNNNNNNNNNNNNNNNNNNNNNNNNNNNNNNNNNNNNNNNNNNNNNNNNNNNNNNNNNNNNNNNNNNNNNNNNNNNNNNNNNNNNNNNNNNNNNNNNNNNNNNNNNNNNNNNNNNNNNNNNNNNNNNNNNNNNNNNNNNNNNNNNNNNNNNNNNNNNNNNNNNNNNNNNNNNNNNNNNNNNNNNNNNNNNNNNNNNNNNNNNNNNNNNNNNNNNNNNNNNNNNNNNNNNNNNNNNNNNNNNNNNNNNNNNNNNNNNNNNNNNNNNNNNNNNNNNNNNNNNNNNNNNNNNNNNNNNNNNNNNNNNNNNNNNNNNNNNNNNNNNNNNNNNNNNNNNNNNNNNNNNNNNNNNNNNNNNNNNNNNNNNNNNNNNNNNNNNNNNNNNNNNNNNNNNNNNNNNNNNNNNNNNNNNNNNNNNNNNNNNNNNNNNNNNNNNNNNNNNNNNNNNNNNNNNNNNNNNNNNNNNNNNNNNNNNNNNNNNNNNNNNNNNNNNNNNNNNNNNNNNNNNNNNNNNNNNNNNNNNNNNNNNNNNNNNNNNNNNNNNNNNNNNNNNNNNNNNNNNNNNNNNNNNNNNNNNNNNNNNNNNNNNNNNNNNNNNNNNNNNNNNNNNNNNNNNNNNNNNNNNNNNNNNNNNNNNNNNNNNNNNNNNNNNNNNNNNNNNNNNNNNNNNNNNNNNNNNNNNNNNNNNNNNNNNNNNNNNNNNNNNNNNNNNNNNNNNNNNNNNNNNNNNNNNNNNNNNNNNNNNNNNNNNNNNNNNNNNNNNNNNNNNNNNNNNNNNNNNNNNNNNNNNNNNNNNNNNNNNNNNNNNNNNNNNNNNNNNNNNNNNNNNNNNNNNNNNNNNNNNNNNNNNNNNNNNNNNNNNNNNNNNNNNNNNNNNNNNNNNNNNNNNNNNNNNNNNNNNNNNNNNNNNNNNNNNNNNNNNNNNNNNNNNNNNNNNNNNNNNNNNNNNNNNNNNNNNNNNNNNNNNNNNNNNNNNNNNNNNNNNNNNNNNNNNNNNNNNNNNNNNNNNNNNNNNNNNNNNNNNNNNNNNNNNNNNNNNNNNNNNNNNNNNNNNNNNNNNNNNNNNNNNNNNNNNNNNNNNNNNNNNNNCATATCATATCATTATATCATATAGTTTGACCAACTTATGTATCTAACAACATATAAAAATCGAATGTGGACCTACTTATTTTTCAATTGAATGTAATTGACTACCTAATTGAATGTCACCTATGCATTAGGGCCTATTTTAATTAATACAAAATTGAGATTACATCTTTTCAAATGTTTCTCAATTAATATATAGGGGATTCGATTAAATAACCTGGAAAACAATAAGGGAATTGTGACTAATACCAGTTTCTTTATACCACTTTTCACTTAAACATTAATCAACTATACCATCAAATTTTTAATGGTCAAAATACCATTATACCCTTAAATAGTTAAACCTAAATTACTCTTCTTCTCACCCACGGAGGTATCGTCTCCGATCGGATCGGTGACTGTGAGATCGCAATTGAGTACGCCTCTCATTTCAGGTAACGATGAGTGAGGGACTCGGACTGTTCTCTTTGCCACTGGATCTTTTGGTCTATAGTAGGCCTTCTTCACACCTTTCATTGTATTGTTGGTTTTGATCTAATGATTTTAATTTTAATTTCCTGTTCTATAAGTACACAGGTCGGAGCATCAGAAATGAGAGAGAGCTCCGATATTAAAGATTTAATCTCCTACGGAGACGATTTAATCAACTTACCGAACTCCAAGAACGGATTCGGCGTCGTATCGCAAAGCTTCGACCACTCAAAAGCTCTCCACTTCGCTTGCGATGAGGATTTCAATCAGATTCAGGAATCTTTCAAAGGTTAGTTTCTTCACTTGGGTCTCTAGAAAACTTCGAAAGACTGATACTTTACAAGAATCAACAATATAAAAGTGTTCAATTTGTTTTGTTTTGTTTTTTTTTTTTTAAATGCAGATTGTAAGAAGAAGCTAGAAGCTTGCAAGAAGAAAACAGAGGAAGCTTATTCAGATGAATCATCAGGAGACGATGACATTGAGCGTCTTCAGAAAGAGCTTGATGAAGATATGGAACTAGAAAGCAAGATAAATGACGAGCTTAGATAAGTGTATATACTTTAGTTTCTAGTCCCTTTGGTTCAGTGACATGAAAAAGTCTTTGTTCTGTCTGTCAATACAGTCGTTGCTGATTAACTCAAAGACCTGAATGCACAATGGACATCGGTTGATGAAAAGAGGCAATCTTTAAAGAGTAAAGACCGGGACGACTTGAGAGCTGAGTAAGATGCAGTAGCTTCTTCTGAATGTTTGGTAAGATATTGGGCTTCTCAACTCCTCTTTTTATCTGCAGGAAGAAGCTTTCTATGTATGCTTGTGTCACAAAGGTTATACCAGAAGCAGACGTTAATGATCCATCAAAGATCTCAGGCTGTATCCTTTTTCTTTTCATCATCTCTCTACTTCACGAGTCTCATTCCTTGAAAGATATATAACCTTGTAGATTAATTTATAAATTCCGCAACTTGTACAGAATAGAAAGATTCCACAACTTGTATAAATAGATTTATAAAGTCTTATAAATAGATATATAACCTTGTAGATTAATTTATACACTTTTAAATAAATGTATAAACTCTTATAAATAGCTTATAAGTTCTTGTAAATAGTTTTATAAACCTTTTTAAATGGTTTTATAAACCTTTATAAAATGTTTTATAAACCTTTATAAAATGTTTTATATATTAGTTATAATGGTTTATAAAATGTTTATATTAGTTATAATGGTTTATAAATTATTTGTAAGGAATTATATATAATTTATAAAGGTTTATAAATAATTTCTGAAGATTTATAGATCATTTGTAATGGTTTCTAAGTTATTTATAATGGGTTACTAGATTTTGACCTGCGTTTCAAAAGCGCGGGTTTTTTTTCCGATTAAGAATATTGTTTGATATGAATTATTATTTTGGTTTTGATGTTTTGAAGTATATTATTAAGTTATAAAGTGTTATTATATCAAAAAAGTAAAAGAATTTTAGTTTAAAATTATATAATTTATCAAATAGTTTATTTTAGATTTTATATGTGTATTCTTATGTTACAACGTCATCGTTGCATTTTGTTTGTATTTTGTAAGAGTTATATTTGTTGAGTTGATGAAACAAAAAATTTACTTGCAGATTTTGGGCTAATCTAATAGTATATATATCGTAGAACTTTTAATAGGGTGTTTTCATATCCGAACCAAACTTATAGTCTCAGAAGTAAATCAGGTGATTCATATAAATATGGCCTGAATTTTGTTAAAATCTTATATATAAAAATCTGATAAAAATCGGTAAAAACGTAAAAACTATCATTAACCCGCTGTCCAATATTGGTTGACCCAATAAAATCCCATATAAATTGGATGATATTTTTTCAAAACTCAATTCAAACTTTTGAATCGAAACACGGGGTTAATACTTTTTCAAAAGAGAAAAATCTTGTTTAACTTAGGTATTCCAAACTTAGTGAAGAGTTTATACCAATCTCAATGTGTTTAGTATATAATATATGATTGAATAACCCGCGGAAACCTGCAAGCTTGAAACTTAAATAACATAAATATTAATTCTGGACCTAATTATATTTGTAAATTTATTTTGTTATTTAAACTGAATTACAGAAGTGGACTTGTATTTGAGCCATTTTTATACTAAACATTATTTGTTGCCCAAAAAAAAATACTAATCATTATTTTGGATTTTAGTAATTGTGCTTTCATAAGTAAAAATTAAGTCAACTTATTTTTTTATAAAAAAAAAAGAGAGAATATGGAGCAATATTTTCTAAATTATTTGTATTTTTTAATTTTCCATAATATAGTTTAAGTGGTTGTATCTGAATTATAGTAAAAACTCAATTAAATAAGTTGGCCCGAGGATAATTTTTAACTAACTTCATATGCATTTTTTCAAATTTGTTCAGTACTTATATGTTAATATCGTTTTTTATGAACTGAAAATAATATAATATACTACTAAGTTTGATCGGTTCTATAGTAAAATATGATTTTGTGATAATTATTTATCATACTTCATTAACTCATTTTATAAAAAAATACATGTATTACTTACCAGACTATTTTAATTCAAATGTTTTGTTAAGTAGGGGTTATTGGATCTAGTATTTTAGTGGATTTAGAAAAAAAATTAGATTTACAAATCATTGACAAATCCCTTGATTTCAAAATCAAACAAACAGATTTCAT
This sequence is a window from Brassica oleracea var. oleracea cultivar TO1000 chromosome C1, BOL, whole genome shotgun sequence. Protein-coding genes within it:
- the LOC106324414 gene encoding cytochrome P450 81F1-like, which gives rise to MLYFILIPLLVLVAYKFIYSETHRFNLPPGPPSRPIVGHLHLMKPPIHRLLQSFANKYGPIFSLRFGSRRVVVITSSSLVQEAFTGQNDINLSSRPFQLTAKYVAYNYTTVGTAPYGDHWRNLRRICALEILSSNRLTNFLHIRKDEIRIMLMRLSRDTTHSDAGSRFTHVELEPLFSDLTFNNIVRMITGKRYYGDDVNNKEEAELFKKLVYDIAVYSGANHTADYLPVLKLFGNKFEEEVKTLGKSMDEILQRLLDDCRRDKDGNTMVTHLLSLQEQEPDYYSDVTIKGLMMAMMLAGTETSAITLEWAMTNLLRHPDVLEKARSEIDEKIGEDRLIDEPDIAVLPYLQDVVSETFRLFPVAPLLVPRTPTEDMKIGGYDIPRDTIVIVNAWAIHRDPELWDDPERFNPDRFKGCGSELCAYKLMPFGNGRRVCPGAGLGRRIVTLALGSLIQCFDWENVKGEEIDMSESTGLGMHKLDPLRAMCRPRPIMAKLLV
- the LOC106297649 gene encoding uncharacterized protein LOC106297649, with the protein product MRESSDIKDLISYGDDLINLPNSKNGFGVVSQSFDHSKALHFACDEDFNQIQESFKDCKKKLEACKKKTEEAYSDESSGDDDIERLQKELDEDMELESKINDELRVVAD